From Lewinellaceae bacterium:
AAGCCCTTCCGGGGGCTGGGAGCGGGCAAGAAGCTCTGCCAGGCTGCCATCCGCAAGGCGGCGGAAATGGGCGCTCCGAAGCTCATTCTGTACTCCCAAACAAGGCTGCCGGCGGCCATCGCCATTTACCGAAAGCTGGGCTTCCGGGAGATTCCCCTGGATGCATCTGATTTTTCATACGAGCGGGCGAATATCAAGATGGAGCTGGAGTTGGAGGCAATGAGGACGAGAGGTTATTAGAATTCAGGCTTTGTCTTCAAAACAGGGCTGTGGATGTGGAGCGTAGCGACATCCCGGCGCATGCCGGGGCTGTGGATGCTATGGATGCTGTGGATGCTATGGATGTGGAGCGTAGCGACATCCCGGCGAATGCCGGGGCAATCAACCTGTGCCCAACTTAGCATCTGCTGGCCTGAAAGGCCGCAGCATCTTTTGAGGCCAAACGGCCTCAAAGAGCATCAATAGCATCTATTCAAAAAAATGGATTGGATAAAACTTATAATGAACATAAAACCAAATTAGTATGCCTATCACAACCACGATTCCCATTCAGCACACCGCTGAGTCCCGCCTTCCCGGGCTGGACATCAACAACCTGCCCTTCGGCACGACGCCAACCGACCATCTCTTCATCGCCCGCTATACTGCCGGCGAGTGGGCGGAGGCGCGCATCGAGCCTTTCCACCAGCTTACCATGAGCCCCTTTGCTCTTTGCTTTCACTACGGCCAAACCGTATTTGAAGGCATGAAGGCGTTCAGGATGGAAGACGGCAATGTTTCCATCTTCCGCCTGCAGAAGCACCACGAGCGCTTCAACCGCTCGCTACAGCGCATGAATATGCCGGAGGTGCCTTATGAATTGTTCAAAGAAGGCATGCGGCAGCTCGTTGGGCTCGACCGGCAGTGGGTGCCCTCAGGCAAAGAGAGCGCGCTGTACATCCGCCCTTTTATGATCGCCACCGAGGAGCGGCTGAAGGTGAAAACATCCGATGAATACCTGTTCCTCATTGTTTGCACGCCGGTGGGGCATTACTATGCCCAGCCTGTAAGGGTAAAAGTAGAAACCGAATTCATCCGGGCGGCGGACGGGGGCACGGGCTATGCCAAATGCGGCGGCAACTACGGCGGCGCTTTGCTCCCCACTCAACGCGCCATGGAAGCCGGCTACGACCAGGTACTTTGGACCGATGCCCAAAACCGGGAGTTCATCGAAGAATCCGGCACCATGAATGTCTTGTTTCTAATTGACGGCATCCTCATCACGCCGCCGCTGAGCTCCACCATCCTCGACGGCGTCACCCGGGATTCTATCCTGCAATTGGCACAGGCCCGCGGCATCAAGGTGCAGGAGCGCAAAATCAGCATCCGGGAGCTGGAGGCGGCCCTGCAAAGCGATACCAGGGTGGAAGCCTTTGGGGCGGGCACAGCGGCAGTCGTGGCCCCCATCGAATCCATCGCCATCGGGAAAAAAACCTACGCCTGTTATGTCGGGGAGGACGCGGCGATGTATTCTTTTAAAGCGGAGTTGCAGGCCATTCGAAGGGGTATAGCCGAAGACGTTTGGGGATGGAATGAGGTGGTGTGAGTCGCCAGCCGACATCCCGTAAACTTTGAACACTCCTTATGGAAATCATTGCCATTTCATCCTTTCTCGACTACTACGCCAGCATTCGGGCGCGCACCGAGCGGCTCATCGCTTTGGCGCCGCCCGATAAGCTGGAATTCACTTATAAGGCCGGCAAATTCACCATTGCCGATCAGATTCGCCATATCGCGGCCATTGAAAGGTATATGTACGGGGAAACGCTGGCTGGCCGGCCCAGCAGGTATAAAGGGTGTGGCAAAGAGCTGGCCGACGGCTATGAAGCTATCATGTCTTTCTTCCGCCGGGCCCACGGAGAAACCATTGCCATCATCCGGGACATCGGCGACGAGGGGTTGAACAACCGCTGCCTTACTCCCGCCGGGGCCTCCATACGCCGCTGGAAATGGATGCGGGCTATGGTGGAACACGAGGTTCATCACCGAGCCCAGCTCTATATCTATTTGAATATGCTGGATATAAAGACGCCTCCTATGTTTGGGCTGACGGCGGAGGAGTTGGCGAAAAAACCTTAACGATACCTCACCACCCCATACACTTCCTCATTATACGGTATCTCATACAGCACCTCCTCTTTGGGAAACTGCTCCGGCAATGCGATGTAGTAAGCCCCCTCTTCCAGTTCATAATTGCGCCGCAACGTTTTTCCCCGAATCTGGTTGAGGTAAAAAATAGCGGAGAAGGAGATGCGGGCGTCCTGGTATAAATACAATGGCGCATCCCCGGCGATCTCGTTCACCGCCTGGGCGATCTCGATGTCCTCCTGGGCGTCGCTCTCGTAGGCCCTTTGGGGCAGGACGGTCAGGTCGAACAACAGGCGGCCAATAGCGGTGGCCAGGATCAGGAAGAGGAGCGTCCGCTGCGGCTGTCGGAGGTAGAAGTAGAATACGGCGGCGGCGGCCAGGAAGCCGCCGATGGCCAGTGCCCAGCGGTAGTTCAGGAAATCCAGCCCCGGAATGAAGGGCAGGGCCAGGCATCCCAGCGCCAGGGCGCCGATCAACACACCGCTTAGAATGCGGAAGGCCTGGAAGCGCCAGGCTTTCACTTCCTGCCGGTGCTGGAAGGCGTACAGCCCAATCATCAGCAGGAAGGGGTACAGCATGTAAATGTAGCGTTGCCGGGTGCCCGGCGACACCCAGTAAGGCAGTGCATTGACCAGAAACATGAGGGTGGCGAAAGTCAGCAGTTTATTGCGCAGGAGCAGGCTGCGCAGATCCCGCCGGATGGCGAATAGCAGCAGCAAGCCGCCGGGCAGCAGGTCTTTGATCGTATCCAGGGGGAACATAGCGATGTGCTCCAACAGTTTCAGCACCCCATTCTCCGCTACCGTGCGCTCGCTCGATTCTTCCACCATCATCTGGAGGTAGTTGCCGATATCGTTGTACTGATGGTAGGCCAGCAGATAGCCGCCCACCAGTGCCCCGTAAACCAGGATGCCCGCCAGGTGGGCCAGGGACAACAGGCGTTTCAGCTCCCCTTCATACCACAACCAGGCCGCCACCGACAAGCCCTGGAAAAGCAACGAGGGCAGCCCCTTGGTCAGCGTGCCCACCGCCGCCAGGGCGTAGGTCACGATAAACATCAGCCCGTACCGCCCCTGTTGCTGAAAGTGAAAAAGGGCGGCAAAGCCGGCGAAGGTGACAAAGGTGTAAAACAGGTCGATCTCCCCCAGCAGGGAAAAGTAGAAATACAACCCTCCGCTGATGGGAAACAGCAGGGCGGACAGCCAGCCAAATTCCAGGCCGGCGTAGCGCCGCCCCAGCCCGAAAAGCAGCAAAGACGTAAAAATGATGGACAATACCGTCGGAAGGCGCAACGCCCAGGCCGTATAGCCACCCACGGCCTTCGCGCTGGCCCATACTACCCAGTTGAATACCGGAGGCTTTTTGTAGTAAAACTCCCCAAACTGGGTCGGCACGATGAAATTGCCGTTCTCCTCCATCTCCATCGCGATGGTGGCTCTTCGCGGCTCCTCCAGGTAGACCGGCTGCACGCCCAGGTTGAGGAAGAGGCTGAGGAGAGCCAGCAGGGAGGCGAGGCGAAGTAAGCGTATCGGTGCATTGGTGTATTGATGCATTGGTCTGTCTGCGGTTCAGTGTGCCGGCGTTTTTAGGGGTGCAAGATAGCACAGAAATCTTTAACTGGACTTTGGACAGTCAGACGTTAAAGGCGGAAATCGGAAATCGGAAGGCGGAAGGCGGACACGAGCGAAGCGACTGACGGAGTAAAATGGGCGTTTTGTGCCCATTCGGAGGTCAATTCCGACCCCGGCACGAAGGCCGGGGCAGGCTTTCCGACTTCGCATCCCGACCTCCTTCGTCGGTACGGGACTCCCTTCTGTTGCTTCCGCCTTCACCCTTGGTTCGTCCAAAGTCCAGTGATTAATATTGGGATGCACAAGGCAATTGCATGAAATATGTTTTGACCCCGAAGCGGGTCAAACGTCTATAGAATTATCCCGTATAATTAAATTTTCGACCTCAAAGAGGTCGTACAAACGGGTAGATGTACGACCTCTGCGAGGTCGGGAGGGCTTAAAACATCGTTTCCTATAAACATACGACCTTTTCAAGGTCGATCCCATTTCATGCGATTGCCATAGGGATGCATGGGTGTTGGTTGGTCATAATGGTGTAAAAGTGTAAATTGCCATCCTATCCTCTATTTACATCTCCTGCCTGATATTTCTATTTTGTCGACCGGTACAAAAACCTTAACCAATTCTGGCGGATCGAAATATTCCAAATCCGTTCTCTGCTTATAGTTGGTAATGTCGACAACTGTTTCCATGACCAGGTCGTCGAGTATAAACAGGCCAGGATCGGAAAGAACAACTACATAAGATTCCAGCAATTTTGTTTCATACACTATCCCACTCCTTATCGTAGAGTGCAGCTTTTCAAAAAAGCGCTCTTTTTGGGGTGAAAGTGCTTTGAATCCTGGGCTCATAAGTACCTTGCCAGAAGGGACCAGCATTCCCTTTTCAACAAAAATCGTAAAACGCAAATTAAATGTTTAAATTTAACCACGTGCTTTCTTGTTGTAGCGTTTTTAGGCCAATTGAACATCGGCCATCTAACTACAATGACAACTTCCCGGATAAGGAGAATTCTGCTCCTAATCCTCCTAAAGCAGAGTAATTGATTCTTGCAAATTCATCAGTTTTATCAATAAACAACGAACAGCATCATTAAGCGAATAAAACAGTAATTCTTCGACTTCATGTATTGTTTATTTATCAGATTGGTACGTAGCCGGGCCTATTGTAAGGGTCAAGCTCAGCTCAATTCATTCCCCAGTCTTCTTTTTCTACGGGGCAATTAGGGTTAAAACCCACCCCTAACCCCCGTGTCTTGCGACGTAATGTTATATACCATAAAACGACAGTAAGTTGTATCTATTTATAATAGCAATGTCGTTTGCGAGGGTCTTTGACCCGATGCAGGATAATTAGCAAGTCTGGAGACTTGCAAGTTATGGCGTATCGGGACACAGTCCCTCACGAACGAGATACAACTTTGTGTCTATTTTCGAGATACAACATTAAGTCGCAAGACACCCCGCCAGCGGGGGCATTTTTTTTATATCAGCTAGGAGAAGGCAAAGGAGCAGCCTTTACTTCATGGGTATTCGCGTTTGTGAGTTTACAGATAAGCCTAAGAGCGCAGCCCAAATCTAACAATGTGACCCAAAGAATGCAACAAAAAGCTTGACTTTTTTAAAAACTTGTTTGAAGTTGCGTTTTCACATCAACCCTGTCTTTACCTGCGCTGAGGAAAAATACTCCCGCTCAATGGGATGGCCGTTCATTCTCGACATCATGGATAGTGCCTGATCTACTCGACATTCGTGATTCCTGTCCCATTCTGAAACACCGATATACTGTTCTCTGATACACAATAGTACCAAAATGTCCAGTAGTAGAAGTAAGGCAGCTCACATAGGCCCCAGTAGCCGCCGCCTTCTTGCTCTACCACATGGCATCTAATCCACCACCACAAAACACCGCACCTCCGGCTTGCGCTC
This genomic window contains:
- a CDS encoding branched-chain amino acid aminotransferase, whose amino-acid sequence is MPITTTIPIQHTAESRLPGLDINNLPFGTTPTDHLFIARYTAGEWAEARIEPFHQLTMSPFALCFHYGQTVFEGMKAFRMEDGNVSIFRLQKHHERFNRSLQRMNMPEVPYELFKEGMRQLVGLDRQWVPSGKESALYIRPFMIATEERLKVKTSDEYLFLIVCTPVGHYYAQPVRVKVETEFIRAADGGTGYAKCGGNYGGALLPTQRAMEAGYDQVLWTDAQNREFIEESGTMNVLFLIDGILITPPLSSTILDGVTRDSILQLAQARGIKVQERKISIRELEAALQSDTRVEAFGAGTAAVVAPIESIAIGKKTYACYVGEDAAMYSFKAELQAIRRGIAEDVWGWNEVV
- a CDS encoding DinB family protein; amino-acid sequence: MEIIAISSFLDYYASIRARTERLIALAPPDKLEFTYKAGKFTIADQIRHIAAIERYMYGETLAGRPSRYKGCGKELADGYEAIMSFFRRAHGETIAIIRDIGDEGLNNRCLTPAGASIRRWKWMRAMVEHEVHHRAQLYIYLNMLDIKTPPMFGLTAEELAKKP
- a CDS encoding glycosyltransferase family 39 protein; this translates as MHQYTNAPIRLLRLASLLALLSLFLNLGVQPVYLEEPRRATIAMEMEENGNFIVPTQFGEFYYKKPPVFNWVVWASAKAVGGYTAWALRLPTVLSIIFTSLLLFGLGRRYAGLEFGWLSALLFPISGGLYFYFSLLGEIDLFYTFVTFAGFAALFHFQQQGRYGLMFIVTYALAAVGTLTKGLPSLLFQGLSVAAWLWYEGELKRLLSLAHLAGILVYGALVGGYLLAYHQYNDIGNYLQMMVEESSERTVAENGVLKLLEHIAMFPLDTIKDLLPGGLLLLFAIRRDLRSLLLRNKLLTFATLMFLVNALPYWVSPGTRQRYIYMLYPFLLMIGLYAFQHRQEVKAWRFQAFRILSGVLIGALALGCLALPFIPGLDFLNYRWALAIGGFLAAAAVFYFYLRQPQRTLLFLILATAIGRLLFDLTVLPQRAYESDAQEDIEIAQAVNEIAGDAPLYLYQDARISFSAIFYLNQIRGKTLRRNYELEEGAYYIALPEQFPKEEVLYEIPYNEEVYGVVRYR